One Pyxicephalus adspersus chromosome 3, UCB_Pads_2.0, whole genome shotgun sequence genomic window carries:
- the LOC140327592 gene encoding vomeronasal type-2 receptor 26-like, which produces MQLYINDSAIQWKMHSNEKPQSLCSERCQPGTRKKPGMSIHPCCYDCVPCAEGEISNITDSANCMKCTEEEWPNEKKDRCIQKLLEFLSYTDDISIIFISLSVSLCIVTLLVMGIFIFYLNTPIVKANNRNLSFVLLVCILLSFLCVFLFLGQPLDITCILRVMTFGVIFSIAVSSLLAKTIMVYIAFRATKPGSYWRKWIGTTLGNSIVSVCSSVQGIICLIWMSVSHPFQEMDTHSYHDKIIIQCNEGSVIGFYSVLGYMGFLAAVSFVLAFMVRTLPDSFNEAKYITFSMLVFCSVWIAMIPAYLSTIGKYMVAVEVFAILASSAGLLGCIMLPKCFIILFKPKQNTQACLRENRK; this is translated from the exons ATGCAACTCTATATCAACGACAGTGCTATACAGTGGAAGATGCACAGCAATGAG AAGCCGCAGTCTCTGTGCTCAGAACGTTGTCAACCAGGGACCAGGAAGAAGCCCGGAATGTCTATCCACCCTTGCTGCTATGATTGTGTCCCATGTGCCGAGGGGGAGATATCCAATATTACAG ATAGTGCGAATTGTATGAAATGCACAGAAGAGGAATGGCCAAATGAGAAGAAGGATCGGTGTATTCAAAAACTTCTGGAATTTCTCTCCTACACAGATGATAtctctataatatttatatcactTTCTGTCTCACTCTGCATTGTGACTCTCTTAGTGATGGGGATTTTTATATTCTATCTGAACACCCCCATTGTCAAAGCAAATAACAGAAACCTGAGTTTTGTTCTCCTTGTCTGCATCTTGTTGAGCTTCCTCTGTGTGTTCTTGTTCCTTGGTCAGCCCCTGGATATAACCTGTATACTGCGTGTCATGACATTTGGAGTCATCTTCTCCATAGCCGTCTCCTCTCTCCTGGCCAAAACAATCATGGTTTACATTGCTTTCAGAGCCACCAAACCTGGCAGCTACTGGAGGAAATGGATTGGAACCACACTGGGCAATTCCATAGTATCAGTGTGTTCATCTGTTCAGGGTATAATATGTCTTATTTGGATGTCTGTATCTCACCCCTTTCAGGAAATGGACACTCACTCTTATCACGACAAGatcatcattcagtgtaatgaagggtCAGTTATCGGGTTCTACTCCGTGTTGGGTTATATGGggtttctggcagctgtgagttttgttctggctttcatggtgaggacattaccggacagttttaatgaggccaagtacatcaccttcagcatgctggtgttctgcagtgtgtggattgccatgatcccggcctatctgagcaccatagggaaatacatggtggctgtggaggtattcgCCATATTGGCCTCCAGTGCTGGACTTCTAGGGTGTATAATGTTGCCCAAatgtttcatcattttatttaagCCCAAACAGAATACTCAGGCATGTTTGcgtgaaaacagaaaataa